Proteins from one Syntrophotaleaceae bacterium genomic window:
- a CDS encoding ERCC4 domain-containing protein, protein MVTVVVDTREQEPYGFDSESVASVRKALPAGDYSIEGFETRVAVERKSMADFVSTVIRGRKRFHKELEKLRHYDAACVVVEANYRDILGACYQSDAHPNALIGTIASIIIDFGVPVYFCSDRQAACRFVEEFLMRFHRRFAQCQEKQTPRQNSGEE, encoded by the coding sequence ATGGTTACCGTTGTCGTTGATACCCGGGAACAGGAGCCTTACGGATTTGATTCGGAATCAGTCGCATCAGTCCGCAAGGCCCTCCCGGCGGGAGATTACTCCATCGAGGGATTCGAGACCCGGGTGGCGGTGGAAAGGAAGTCCATGGCGGATTTTGTTTCCACTGTCATCCGAGGCCGAAAGCGTTTTCACAAGGAGCTGGAAAAGCTCCGGCATTATGACGCAGCCTGTGTCGTCGTTGAGGCCAATTACCGGGATATTCTCGGTGCCTGCTACCAGAGCGACGCCCATCCAAACGCCCTCATAGGAACCATTGCCTCCATCATCATCGACTTCGGTGTGCCCGTTTATTTCTGTTCAGACCGTCAGGCAGCCTGCCGGTTTGTTGAAGAGTTTTTAATGCGCTTTCACCGGAGGTTCGCTCAATGCCAAGAAAAACAAACTCCCCGGCAAAACTCCGGGGAAGAATAG
- a CDS encoding DUF669 domain-containing protein — protein MSWNNDDTMDLAQFDDDFVSADVEEKDFEAVPDGKYQVKVDRVELTRSETSGNPMLKWALKILGPTHKGRLLWRNNVIASKDNVKWLKQDLYTCGLQMDKLSDLPGKLETLLDVGLEVTKRTKNEFENIYFNRRIVLSDEDAAAPSTGHDVDDMIPF, from the coding sequence CCTCGCGCAGTTCGACGATGATTTCGTTTCTGCGGATGTTGAAGAAAAGGACTTTGAAGCTGTTCCCGACGGGAAATATCAGGTCAAGGTCGATCGTGTGGAACTGACCCGTTCGGAAACTTCCGGCAATCCCATGCTCAAGTGGGCGCTGAAGATTCTGGGTCCCACGCATAAAGGCCGTCTGCTGTGGCGCAACAACGTCATTGCCAGCAAGGACAATGTGAAATGGCTCAAGCAGGATCTCTATACCTGCGGCCTGCAGATGGACAAGCTCTCCGATCTCCCGGGCAAACTGGAAACCCTTCTGGATGTCGGGCTCGAGGTGACCAAGCGCACGAAAAACGAATTCGAGAACATCTACTTCAACCGCCGGATTGTGCTTTCGGATGAAGACGCCGCCGCACCGTCGACCGGTCACGATGTAGACGACATGATTCCGTTTTGA